In Solanum pennellii chromosome 3, SPENNV200, a single window of DNA contains:
- the LOC114076361 gene encoding F-box protein At5g49610-like encodes MGDEIDDIEFARQMLSLKENKYEENKSGGMKQVVKKSHKISTLSDLPDGILFNILVKIPPKDIHKYVMRVCKSWKEIVSESFFIEQNFMESKTELVIQSGLGRRMKTKLIEIRKEFECESREVGLSKLSKIHSSCDGFLLMSEPGNNGMLQIINPATKFCLTIPRCPSHCQHKACSAALVFDSSTKQYKVVHVVTDSYGFEIFNVSSDDDELHWERVSSPWEDLNDRPFNPINFHWKNPVSINGRILHWYVDSAEYFITMQVKEEKFSRTYLPERVKQINKTKNYALVELYGFLSFINCDSEKTMNVWVLEDFRRKVWFKKHTIVAELTNYICPYKSSRQDERRMPRFWNLVVVAGARNGEVLIIEHKKNSSVFIYDTKSKVMKPVSSNMKKLESFVPHKDGLFRIMKSIA; translated from the coding sequence ATGGGGGATGAAATCGATGACATTGAATTTGCTCGACAGATGTTGAGCTTAAAAGAAAACAagtatgaagaaaataaaagcgGAGGAATGAAACAAGTAGTTAAGAAGAGTCATAAGATCAGCACTCTTTCTGATCTTCCTGATGGTATCTTATTTAACATCCTAGTGAAGATTCCGCCAAAAGACATTCATAAGTATGTCATGCGCGTCTGCAAATCATGGAAAGAAATTGTCTCGGAGAGTTTCTTCATTGAGCAAAATTTCATGGAATCGAAAACAGAATTAGTGATACAGTCAGGATTAGGAAGGCGTATGAAAACGAAGTTGATAGAGATTAGAAAAGAATTTGAATGTGAATCGCGTGAAGTTGGACTAAGTAAATTAAGCAAGATTCATTCTAGCTGTGACGGATTTCTATTGATGAGTGAACCAGGGAACAATGGGATGCTACAAATCATAAATCCAGCAACAAAGTTCTGCCTTACTATCCCGCGATGCCCTTCACATTGTCAACATAAAGCTTGTAGTGCAGCACTTGTCTTTGACTCTTCGACAAAACAGTACAAAGTAGTGCATGTTGTTACAGATTCTTAtggttttgaaatatttaatgtgAGCAGTGATGATGATGAACTACATTGGGAACGAGTTTCTAGTCCGTGGGAAGATTTAAATGATCGACCCTTTAATCCAATTAACTTTCACTGGAAGAATCCAGTGTCGATTAATGGAAGGATTCTGCATTGGTATGTTGATTCAGCTGAATATTTCATTACAATGCAAGTAAAAGAGGAAAAATTCAGTCGAACTTATCTTCCAGAACGTGttaaacaaattaataaaaCGAAGAATTATGCATTGGTGGAGTTGTATggatttctttcttttatcaaCTGTGATTCGGAGAAAACAATGAATGTTTGGGTTCTGGAAGATTTTCGAAGGAAAGTTTGGTTCAAGAAACACACGATCGTGGCAGAATTGACAAATTATATATGTCCATACAAATCATCAAGACAGGATGAGCGAAGAATGCCAAGATTTTGGAACCTTGTTGTTGTCGCTGGTGCGAGGAATGGTGAAGTATTGATTATAGAGCATAAGAAGAACTCTAGCGTATTTATATATGACACGAAGAGTAAAGTGATGAAGCCTGTTAGCAGTAACATGAAGAAATTAGAATCTTTTGTACCACACAAAGATGGCCTCTTTCGTATCATGAAGTCGATCGCGTAG